In Mugil cephalus isolate CIBA_MC_2020 chromosome 20, CIBA_Mcephalus_1.1, whole genome shotgun sequence, the following are encoded in one genomic region:
- the tyk2 gene encoding non-receptor tyrosine-protein kinase TYK2, whose protein sequence is MSRRRRWSKGSGRGSSFPGPDLSEPPQGQGIHVYLFWTKGGERYLSHTNGEITAEELCISAAEAVGITPLCHVLFALYNPIERCWYSPNHIFKQEENSSLILYYCMRFYFRNWHGLNEKEPTVSRYAFKSGTQQGGSPLLEIQSLEYLFSQAKYEFVNEVVQVEDVESEEDLSRFKNESLGMAVLQLSYQAMQTNSTLQDVAGKNSFLQCIPRSFAKQISKDNFLTKLRIQRVFADFVRTFQQHTVDKGRLGPQEIMYKYISTLEHLAPSFGTETFPVIHLELRRDGDGSSSYSNTTHAQGVSKDYSAPATHEIMVSGTQGIQWRKVSLQKAQANSYFSNDYMNYMKKAKQPSSQPTANTPNKWTSFCDFPEITHIAITDANVCISTQDNDCMEVQMNSSQEARSFISLLDGYYRLTADAHHYLCCEVAPPRVVLSEANLLHGPMHEDFVLLKLKKEAAEEGAFLVRWSALDYRRIILTVLNKNGNGSTPNHKQFRIQQKGSVFCLEGWDQEFSSVKELAERLKTFVLKSGPDSFTVKKCCLPRQGEISNLLVWRQSGERCTNPGPLNLSDLRFNPIKEKDIKQEQHLGRGTRTNIFLGRLLVRGGEENDDVEFNNNQSDGKGIRVVLKILDQSHKDITFAFFETASLMSQVSHSHLVFVHGVSIKGSEDVMVEEYVEFGPLDVFLRKEKESVTPQWKFIVAKQLASALSYLENKGLVHGNVCAKNILVVRRGLEHGTTPFVKLSDPGIPLSVLSREERLERIPWIAPECVDSGAPIGNAADQWSFGVTLLEICNNGDLPMGAATLSEKERFYQQKGRLAEPSSQELAKFINMCLTYEPEQRPQFRSVLRTLTEIMIKDPDISPSETLTDTDPSIFHKRYLKMMRILGEGHFGKVILYLYDPANDGTGEHVAVKSLKQENGQVPDGWMKEIEILKSLYHRNIVKYKGCCTEVGGQMVQLIMEYLPLGSLKDYLPSRKLGVSQCLKFAQQICQGMEYLHSQRYIHRDLAARNVLVENDNLVKIGDFGLAKYIPEDNIYYRVREDGDSPVYWYAIECLKEGKFSFSSDVWSFGVTLYEILTRCDHRQTPPIKYAEMKDTSNEQMTVMVLIRLLVEKNRRLPCPRECPHEVQKLMEQCWEANPADRPTFDSLIKDFEVILRSYNYPPNINFSLAQIC, encoded by the exons atgtctagaagaagaaggtggtcCAAGGGCTCTGGGAGGGGATCATCATTTCCCGGCCCAGACCTCAGCGAGCCTCCTCAGGGTCAGGGCATCCATGTTTACCTTTTCTGGACCAAAGGAGGGGAGCGTTATTTGTCTCACACAAACGGAGAGATCACGGCGGAGGAGCTGTGCATCTCAGCTGCAGAGGCTGTAG GGATAACACCTCTGTGCCATGTGTTGTTTGCGCTGTACAATCCAATAGAGCGCTGCTGGTACAGTCCGAACCACATTTTCAAACAAGAGGAGAACTCCAGCCTCATTCTCTACTACTGTATGAG GTTTTACTTTCGGAATTGGCATGGACTGAATGAGAAGGAGCCAACTGTGTCCCGCTATGCTTTCAAATCTGGGACACAACAGGGTGGCTCCCCTCTGCTTGAAATACAGTCTTTGGAGTATTTATTTTCCCAG GCTAAATATGAATTTGTAAACGAAGTGGTGCAAGTCGAAGACGTGGAGTCCGAAGAGGATCTGAGTCGCTTCAAGAATGAGAGCTTGGGAATGGCTGTGCTTCAGCTGTCATACCAGGCCATGCAAACAAATTCAACCTTACAGGACGTAGCTGGAAAAAACAG cttcCTACAGTGCATCCCAAGGTCATTTGCCAAACAAATATCCAAAGACAACTTCCTGACTAAACTCAGGATCCAGCGGGTGTTCGCAGACTTTGTGCGGACCTTCCAGCAGCACACGGTGGATAAGGGCCGACTGGGACCCCAGGAGATCATGTATAAGTACATCTCCACTCTCGAACACTTGGCGCCAAGTTTTGGCACGGAGACCTTCCCCGTGATCCACCTCGAACTGAGGCGCGACGGGGATGGAAGCAGCTCGTACTCCAACACCACCCATGCCCAGGGGGTCTCAAAAGACTACAGCGCTCCCGCTACACACGAAATAATGGTGTCGGGCACCCAGGGGATTCAGTGGAGGAAGGTGTCTCTTCAGAAG GCGCAGGCGAACTCTTACTTCTCGAACGACTACATGAATTACATGAAGAAAGCGAAGCAGCCCTCCAGCCAACCGACAGCGAACACTCCCAATAAATGGACGTCCTTCTGCGATTTCCCTGAAATAACGCACATAGCAATTACTGACGCTAATGTGTGCATTAGCACTCAGGACAATGACTGCATG GAGGTTCAGATGAACTCCAGCCAGGAGGCCCGTTCCTTCATCTCTCTTCTAGATGGATACTACCGACTGACTGCAGACGCCCACCACTATCTTTGTTGTGAAGTGGCTCCCCCAAGGGTAGTGCTGAGTGAAGCAAATCTACTGCATGGACCTATGCA TGAAGATTTCGTGCTACTTAAGCTGAAAaaggaggcagcagaggagggagCTTTCCTCGTCCGCTGGAGCGCTCTCGACTATCGCCGCATCATCCTGACTGTGCTGAACAAAAATGGG AATGGTTCAACACCGAACCACAAGCAGTTTCGCATTCAGCAGAAGGGTTCGGTGTTCTGTCTAGAGGGCTGGGACCAAGAGTTCTCCAGTGTGAAGGAGCTGGCAGAACGCCTCAAGACCTTCGTGCTCAAGTCTGGTCCGGACAGTTTTACTGTCAAAAAATGCTGTTTACCACGTCAAGGAG AGATTTCCAACCTTCTGGTTTGGAGGCAAAGCGGCGAACGCTGCACTAATCCCGGACCTCTAAACTTGAGCGATCTGCGCTTCAATCCgattaaagaaaaagacatcaAGCAG GAACAGCATTTGGGCCGTGGCACCAGAACCAACATCTTCCTGGGACGACTGCTAGTACGGGGGGGAGAAGAGAACGACGACGTCGAGTTCAACAACAACCAGTCTGACGGCAAGGGCATCCGCGTGGTCCTCAAGATTCTAGACCAAAGCCATAAAGACATCACTTTC GCTTTTTTCGAAACTGCGAGCCTGATGAGCCAGGTATCCCACAGTCACCTGGTGTTTGTGCACGGCGTCTCTATAAAAGGATCCGAGG ACGTCATGGTGGAAGAATATGTGGAATTCGGGCCTTTGGATGTATTCCTCCGCAAAGAGAAGGAATCTGTGACTCCTCAGTGGAAATTCATCGTTGCAAAACAGCTTGCCAGCGCTCTCAGTTATCTT GAAAACAAGGGGCTCGTCCACGGCAACGTCTGCGCCAAGAACATCCTGGTGGTGAGACGCGGCCTGGAGCATGGCACTACACCTTTCGTCAAGCTGAGCGATCCAGGAATCCCCCTGAGTGTCCTGTCACGGGAAG AGCGTCTCGAGCGCATCCCGTGGATTGCCCCAGAGTGCGTTGACAGCGGCGCACCCATTGGCAACGCTGCCGACCAGTGGAGCTTTGGAGTCACGCTGCTCGAAATCTGCAACAACGGCGACCTTCCCATGGGCGCCGCCACGTTGTCCGAG AAAGAGCGCTTTTATCAGCAAAAGGGACGCTTAGCCGAGCCGTCCTCCCAGGAGCTGGCCAAGTTCATCAACATGTGTTTGACCTACGAGCCGGAGCAAAGGCCGCAGTTCCGCAGTGTGCTGAGAACGCTCACAGAGATCATGATAAAAG ATCCGGATATATCTCCCAGCGAAACTCTCACGGACACAGATCCCAGCATATTCCATAAACGCTACCTGAAAATGATGCGGATCTTAGGCGAA GGACACTTCGGAAAGGTGATCCTCTACTTGTATGACCCGGCCAACGATGGCACAGGAGAGCACGTGGCAGTGAAGTCTTTGAAGCAGGAGAATGGTCAGGTGCCTGACGGCTGGATGAAGGAGATCGAGATCCTGAAATCTCTTTATCACAGAAACATTGTCAAGTACAAGGGCTGCTGCACGGAAGTGG GAGGGCAAATGGTGCAGCTGATAATGGAGTACCTACCTCTGGGGAGCCTCAAAGACTACCTTCCCAGTCGTAAGCTTGGTGTGTCCCAGTGCCTTAAGTTTGCCCAGCAGATCTGTCAG GGAATGGAGTACTTGCACTCACAGCGATATATCCATCGAGATCTGGCTGCCCGCAATGTCTTGGTGGAAAATGACAATCTGGTAAAGATTGGGGACTTCGGCTTGGCGAAATACATTCCCGAAGATAATATCTACTATCGTGTCCGCGAGGACGGGGACAGTCCGGTGTACTG gTATGCCATTGAGTGCTTGAAGGAGGgtaaattttcattttcctcagacGTTTGGTCCTTTGGAGTAACGCTGTATGAGATCCTGACTCGCTGTGACCATCGCCAGACTCCTCCGATA aaGTATGCTGAAATGAAGGATACCAGTAATGAACAGATGACTGTGATGGTCCTCATAAGACTGCTGGTGGAGAAAAACAGGCGGTTACCCTGTCCCAGGGAGTGCCCGCATGAG GTGCAGAAGTTAATGGAGCAGTGCTGGGAAGCAAATCCTGCAGATCGGCCGACGTTCGATTCTCTCATCAAAGACTTTGAGGTTATTCTCCGATCATACAACTACCCGCCGAACATAAACTTTTCCTTGGCTCAGATTTGCTGA